The Rhodopseudomonas palustris genome window below encodes:
- a CDS encoding AI-2E family transporter: protein MKLGKTQSLRDVAGLVGACAVTILAVIIISALYVGREVFVPVALAILLSFVLARPVNLLQSWHVPRAIAAIVTVLLAFAVIFALGSLIATQLSRLAGDLPQYQSTIQSKITSLRGVTGGSTTLERAGGMLQDLSKELNKPTNAPPPSLTNPPPNTLSSRPVTPVPVEVLQPDPGTLANLRSLIAPLVSPLATTGIIVIFVIFILLQREDLRNRLIRLAGAHDLQRTTAALDDAASRLSRLFLNQLLINSGFGVLIGIGLWIIGVPSPTLWGILAAVLRFVPYIGSIIAAAFPLTLAVAVDPGWSMLVWTALLFFVIEPAIAHAIEPMVYGRSTGLSPVAVVISATFWTALWGPIGLVLATPLTVCLVVLGRHVERLAFLDVMFGDRPALSPPEIFYQRMLAGDPTEAAEKAEQFLKERSLSSYYDDVALKGLQLAQADLDRDALDLVRLTRIKETVQEFTDDLTDEVDQEPDGEQTTTDTEAAAAVEETSGDSAGDDIPMLKPSDLKQEWQGEAPVLCIGGRSQLDEAAALMLAHLCRVHGIGARVEPSSALSTKNIFGLDVSNVALICLSYLEASNTAHIRYAVRRLRRKAPHAKIIVALWSAEDPKIADTNESAKADATILTLRDAVKFCVEEAHAAPPPPQTIEVPARAVV from the coding sequence CGCGATCGCCGCCATCGTCACCGTACTGCTCGCATTCGCGGTGATCTTCGCACTCGGAAGCCTGATCGCGACGCAGCTGTCGCGGCTGGCCGGCGATCTGCCGCAATATCAGTCGACGATCCAGTCCAAGATCACCTCGCTGCGCGGCGTCACCGGCGGCTCCACGACGCTGGAGCGGGCCGGCGGCATGTTGCAGGATCTCAGCAAGGAGCTCAACAAGCCGACCAATGCTCCCCCGCCGTCGCTGACCAATCCGCCGCCGAACACCTTGTCGTCGCGGCCCGTCACGCCCGTCCCGGTCGAAGTGCTGCAGCCCGATCCCGGGACCCTGGCCAATCTGCGCTCGCTGATCGCCCCGCTGGTGTCGCCGCTCGCCACCACCGGCATCATCGTGATCTTCGTTATCTTCATTCTTCTGCAGCGGGAGGATCTGCGCAACCGGCTGATCCGTCTCGCCGGCGCGCATGATCTGCAGCGCACCACCGCGGCGCTCGACGATGCGGCCAGCCGGCTCAGCCGACTGTTTCTCAATCAGTTGCTGATCAATTCCGGGTTCGGCGTCCTGATCGGCATCGGACTTTGGATCATCGGCGTTCCGAGCCCCACGCTGTGGGGCATTCTGGCCGCAGTGCTTCGCTTCGTGCCGTATATCGGATCGATTATCGCCGCGGCCTTCCCACTGACACTGGCGGTCGCGGTCGATCCCGGCTGGTCGATGCTGGTGTGGACGGCGCTGCTGTTCTTCGTGATCGAGCCTGCGATCGCCCATGCGATCGAACCGATGGTGTATGGCCGCAGCACCGGGCTGTCGCCGGTCGCCGTGGTGATCTCGGCGACCTTCTGGACCGCGCTGTGGGGGCCGATCGGCCTCGTGCTCGCGACGCCGCTGACGGTTTGTCTTGTGGTGCTGGGGCGGCATGTCGAGCGCCTTGCGTTCCTCGACGTGATGTTCGGGGATCGGCCCGCGCTGTCGCCGCCGGAGATCTTCTACCAGCGGATGCTGGCGGGAGATCCCACCGAAGCCGCCGAGAAGGCCGAGCAGTTCCTGAAGGAGCGCTCGCTGTCGTCCTACTACGACGACGTCGCCCTGAAGGGCCTGCAACTTGCCCAGGCCGACCTCGACCGCGACGCCCTCGACCTGGTGCGGCTGACCAGGATCAAGGAGACGGTGCAGGAGTTTACTGACGACCTCACCGACGAGGTCGATCAGGAGCCGGACGGCGAACAGACCACCACCGACACCGAGGCGGCAGCCGCGGTGGAGGAGACGTCGGGCGACAGCGCCGGCGACGACATCCCGATGCTGAAGCCGAGCGATCTGAAGCAGGAATGGCAGGGCGAAGCGCCCGTGCTGTGCATCGGCGGGCGCAGCCAGCTGGACGAGGCCGCGGCGCTGATGCTGGCCCACCTCTGCCGCGTCCACGGCATCGGCGCCCGGGTCGAGCCGTCCAGCGCGCTGTCGACCAAGAACATTTTCGGCCTCGACGTGTCGAACGTCGCTCTGATCTGCCTGTCGTATCTGGAGGCGTCGAACACCGCCCATATCCGCTATGCCGTGCGCCGTCTGCGCCGCAAGGCGCCGCATGCGAAGATCATCGTGGCGCTGTGGTCGGCGGAAGACCCGAAGATTGCCGACACCAACGAGTCGGCGAAGGCGGATGCGACCATTCTGACGCTGCGGGACGCCGTGAAGTTCTGCGTCGAGGAGGCGCACGCCGCACCGCCGCCGCCGCAGACGATCGAAGTGCCTGCGCGCGCGGTCGTCTGA